A stretch of Electrophorus electricus isolate fEleEle1 chromosome 3, fEleEle1.pri, whole genome shotgun sequence DNA encodes these proteins:
- the chd1l gene encoding chromodomain-helicase-DNA-binding protein 1-like isoform X2: MSRFLRAIKSIKLDTVKLELLHKDLKTWGLEGIKLRSYQLHGVRWLAQCLCNLEGCILGDEMGLGKTCQTISLLVYAQGCLGMKGPFLVLCPLSVMENWSQELERLCPRLSVVFYTGDKERRAELQSDLMEDTHFHILLTTYEICLKDAKTLKRWNWSILVVDEAHRLKNQKSLLYQTLSEFSVGFRLLLTGTPIQNNLQEVYSLLSFIQPSIFPCDATEDFVRTYADVQAQHTLAEELHQVLQPFLLRRVKAEVAADLPKKMELLVYHGMSALQKKYYKAILMKDLDAFGSDQTNKTRLLNILMQLRKCVNHPYLFDGVEPEPFEIGEHLVEASGKLSLLDTMLAYLLEGGHRILLFSQMTRMLDIMQDYLEYRGYSYERLDGSVRGEERNLAIKNFSTKDVFIFLLSTKAGGVGMNLTAADTVIFMDSDFNPQNDLQAAARAHRIGQTRAVKVIRLLGRDTVEEIIYSRAMSKLRLTSTVVEEGRFSLLEQPQGPAVTAMQLSDILKFGVDKLLSTEESSVQNVDLKLILGQSQDGHWLTDEEHATFIKEDEHEEDEQNHMYYFEGKDYSKDPSKEDQTKFELLLEEQLAELEDAGKEGRALRHKAGVVLSGPLANPVRRKRCLTEAELEQRSQKRQEAAAKRAKLQEEKRRLREEQKYKKNEGEDVDDEEDDASVTSTDSEHTAICYVLGDVTHPQADQEDAIIIHCVDDSGRWGRGGLFTALEVRTDEAKKQYELAGAMEDLELGNVLLFPIDDKQSRMSGQDYLALIVAQQRDKANNLSGIRLTSLEEGLKKVYRAAKQKKASVHLPRIGHSTKGFNWYGTERLIRKYLASQDIPTFIYYYRRNASHSSVPTSSTNLCISASVSAPPTAASPGPLKSLSPCGTREEPIESPEVASRSLGGEAPRLADFMRGVCVFFYNMGATDRKRLARYLLAYDGDEEDIMSSRVTHIVAQVESSVHIQELQDLMHQYPKTLLVKKKWLESCFANQSKVNTSKYIHHLQ; encoded by the exons atgtcaagGTTTCTTCGAGCGATCAAAAGTATAAAACTAGACACAGTCAAGTTAGAATTATTACACAAAGACCTGAAAACATGGGGCCTGGAAG GAATTAAGCTGCGATCCTACCAGTTGCATGGAGTGCGGTGGCTGGCGCAGTGCCTGTGTAATCTGGAAGGATGCATCCTCGGTGATGAAATGGGCTTGGGCAAGACCTGTCAG ACCATCTCACTGTTGGTGTATGCTCAAGGATGTCTTGGTATGAAAGGCCCCTTTCTGGTTCTTTGTCCACTGTCTGTCATGGAGAACTGGAGTCAAGAGTTGGAGCG CCTTTGCCCTAGACTGTCTGTGGTGTTTTACACTGGTGATAAAGAAAGGAGAGCGGAGCTACAGAGTGACCTGATGGAAGACACACATTTCCACATCTTGCTAACCACATATGAG ATATGCCTGAAAGATGCCAAAACACTCAAAAG GTGGAATTGGAGTATTTTGGTTGTTGATGAGGCTCACAGGCTGAAAAACCAGAAGTCACTGCTTTACCAGACACTTTCAGAG tTCTCTGTGGGCTTCAGACTTTTGTTAACAGGAACACCCATCCAGAATAATCTACAGGAGGTCTATTCCCTCCTCAGCTTCATCCAGCCTAGCATATTTCCATGTGATGCCACAGAAGACTTTGTCAGAACCTATGCAGATGTACAGGCTCAACACACTCTAG CCGAGGAGCTCCACCAGGTGCTGCAGCCCTTCCTCCTGCGCAGGGTTAAGGCAGAGGTGGCGGCCGACCTGCCCAAGAAGATGGAGCTGCTGGTCTATCATGGAATGTCTGCCCTGCAGAAGAAATACTACAAGGCCATTCTAATGAAAGACCTGG ATGCATTTGGAAGCGATCAGACAAATAAGACCCGGCTTCTGAACATTTTAATGCAGctgagaaagtgtgtgaacCATCCCTACCTGTTTGATG GTGTGGAACCTGAGCCATTTGAGATTGGAGAGCACCTGGTGGAGGCCAGTGGGAAGCTCTCTCTCTTGGACACGATGCTTGCATATCTGCTGGAAGG GGGGCATCGTATTCTGCTATTCTCTCAAATGACCAGAATGTTGGACATTATGCAAGACTACTTGGAGTATAGAG GTTACAGTTATGAGCGGCTAGATGGCTCAGTGCGAGGAGAGGAGCGTAATCTGGCCATCAAGAACTTCAGTACCAAAGATGttttcatcttcctcctcaGCACCAAAGCCG GTGGTGTCGGAATGAACCTGACAGCAGCAGACACTGTGATTTTCATGGATAGTGATTTCAATCCACAGAATGACCTGCAAGCGGCAGCTCGAGCCCACCGGATTGGACAGACAAG GGCTGTGAAGGTGATTCGGCTCCTGGGTAGGGACACGGTGGAGGAGATCATCTACTCACGTGCCATGTCAAAACTGCGCCTCACCAGCACGGTGGTCGAGGAGGGCCGCTTCTCTCTGCTGGAACAGCCCCAGGGGCCTGCGGTCACCGCCATGCAG TTAAGTGACATTCTAAAGTTCGGAGTGGACAAGCTGCTGTCGACGGAGGAGAGCTCTGTTCAGAATGTGGACCTTaagctgatcctgggtcagtcTCAGGATGGCCACTGGTTGACGGATGAAGAGCATGCCACATTCATCAAGGAAGATGAGCATGAAGAGGATGAACAGA ACCATATGTACTACTTTGAGGGGAAGGATTATTCCAAAGACCCCAGCAAAGAGGACCAGACAAAGTTTGAGCTACTGCTGGAAGAGCAGTTAGCTGAGCTGGAGGACGCTGGGAAAGAGGGCCGCGCACTGCGACATAAAGCAGGA GTTGTATTATCTGGGCCTCTAGCAAACCCAGTAAGGAGGAAAAGGTGTCTGACAGAGGctgagctggagcagaggaGTCAGAAGAGACAGGAAGCTGCTGCAAAAAGAGCCAAGCTACAGGAAGAGAAGCGAAGACTACGGGAAGAGCAAAAATACAAGAAGAA CGAGGGTGAGGATGTggatgatgaagaagatgacGCCAGTGTAACGTCAACAGACTCGGAACACACTGCAATTTGCTATGTACTCGGTGATGTAACCCACCCTCAGGCTGACCAGGAAGATGCCATTATCATTCATTGTGTTG aTGACTCTGGGCGATGGGGACGAGGCGGACTCTTCACAGCTCTTGAGGTCCGTACAGATGAAGCAAAGAAGCAATATGAATTAGCAGGAGCCATGGAAG ACTTGGAGCTTGGGAATGTGTTGCTTTTCCCCATTGATGACAAACAGTCAAGAATGAGTGGACAAGACTAT CTGGCACTCATTGTTGCACAGCAGAGAGATAAAGCTAACAACCTGTCAGGCATTCGGCTCACTTCCTTGGAGGAGGGCCTCAAGAAGGTCTACAGAGCTGCCAAGCAAAAGAAAg CTAGTGTCCATCTCCCACGAATTGGCCATTCCACCAAAGGCTTCAACTGGTATGGTACTGAAAGGCTGATTCGCAAATACCTAGCCTCGCAAGACATCCCTACCTTCAT ATACTACTACAGAAGAAATGCCTCACACTCTTCAGTGCCAACCTCTTCCACAAATCTATGTATTTCAGCCTCAGTATCAGCACCTCCAACAGCAGCCTCTCCTGGTCCCTTAAAGTCCCTCAGCCCTTGTGGTACTCGTGAAGAACCCATAGAGTCTCCAGAGGTTGCTAGCAGATCACTGGGTGGAGAAGCTCCTCGCTTGGCTGACTTCATGAGAGGGGTCTGTGTATTCTTCTACAACATGGGTgccacagacagaaaaagacttgCACGCTATCTTCTTGC ATATGACGGTGATGAAGAGGACATTATGAGCTCCCGGGTAACTCACATTGTGGCACAGGTGGAAAGTTCAGTTCATATACAG GAATTACAGGATTTGATGCACCAATATCCTAAAACACTCCTTGTAAAGAAGAAATGGCTAGAGTCTTGCTTTGCCAACCAAAGCAAAGTCAATACTTCCAAATATATCCATCATTTACAGTAA